Genomic DNA from Leptotrichia wadei:
AATTCTCTTTTCTGATCTTCAGTCCTGTCATTATCCGTCTTATTCCCCAAAGTTACTGAAATAATTTCAAGGTTTCCAATTTTACTGGAAACAATCATATTGTATCCTGCCTGTGCATGAAATCCTGTTTTTAATCCATAAATACCAAATTGATCCAACAGATGATTTCTGTTATTATAAACTACATCTTCTCCTTCAGAATTATGCAGAACTAATTCAGATTCTTTCATCCATGCTCTTAATCTTTCATCTCTAATTGCTCTTTTTCCAAGAAGATACATATCATATGCTGTAGAAATATCCATATTTTTCTTTGTCATAGAAGATGGCAGCCCCGCTGGAGTATAATAATGTGTATCCTTCATTCCAAGTTCTTTTGCCTTCTCATTCATCAATTTTACAAAATTATCATAATTTCCGTGTCCAATGTGATATGCCACTAAATATGCAGCATTATTAGCAGAATAAATAATTTCTGCACGTAATAAATCTCTTAATGTATAACAGTCACCAGCTTTTGCATTTAACCAGCTTCCTCCCATATTCACTGTTTCAGGTGTAAAACATACTTTATCATCAAGTTTTGCATTTCCTCTATCCACTTGATCAAGTGCAACAAGAATATTCATAACCTTTGTAAGTGAAGCTATTGGATGTTTTTGTCTTGACATCTTATCCTTCAAAACTTTTCCATCTGTAGTTGCAATATACTTTATTACTTCTCCAGAATATTGCGAAACACCCTCTTGCTCGTGTTCTATCGCTTTTACAACTTTTCTTTTTGGAGCAGGAGTACTATCATTATTTTTTGTAGATTTATTTTTATTACTAACTTCTCTTGTTGTATTATCTTTTAAATTTTTCTGATTTACAATTTTTAATTGTTCATTACTTTTTTCAAATTTTTTCTTTTTCTCTCTTCTTGTTCCTTTTCTTTTTACAGTTTGATATTCAAATTCACTACGTCTTTCATTATTTTCTTTCACAACTGAAGAATTTTTTTTCTCTTCTCTAATTATAACACTATTTTCCTTTGGAGCAGCACTCCCACCTTCCTGTTCACCTTCAGCATAAACTAGCGACGCAAGTAATGCAACAACTCCCAAAACCAAAACTCTTTTTACTCTCTTAACCATTCTTTTCCTTTCTTATATTATTTAAAATTAATAATTATGACGAACCACTTTAAAACAAACTTAAATACTAAATTCTATTTAAAATATTTAAATAAGAAATAGTATAAAATAAAATTTAAAAATTATAATATTATTTTTTAAAATTCTCTAAATTATATTTACAATAATCCCGAATTTCACATATATCACATTTTGGACTTCTAGCAATACACTTATCTCGCCCGTGTAAAATCATATAATGTGAATACACAAACCAGTCCTTTTTAGGCACAAATTTCATAAGTTCCCTCTCGATAATTTCAGGGTTTTCACTTTTTACAAATCCAATACGGTTAGACACCCTTTTTACATGCGTATCAACTACAATTCCCTCGCGAATGTTCCAAAGTTCACCCAGAACGACATTTGCAGTTTTTCGACCTACACCTGGCAATTCCACCAGTTTTTCCAGTTCTTTCGGAATTTTGTCACCATATTTTTCCAACATCATTTCAGCATTCAATTTTATATTTTTAGCTTTATTTCTGTAAAATCCCGTTGACTTTATGTACTTTTCCAATGTTTCCAAGTCCATTTTCCTTATATCCTTAGGTTCCTTTATAACTTTAAAAAGTTCCTTTGTAACAATATTCACACGTGCATCAGTACATTGAGCCGAGAGAATCACCGCAACCATCAGCTGATAAGGTGTCTCAAATTCTAAAGCTGCTTTTGGATTTCCAAACTTTTCCTTTAATATTGGAAATACCTTTTTTAATCTTTCCTTTTTTGTCATTTCTCTCTCCAAAATTTAAAAAAAATATTTTTACATCTTTTCCAAAATAAATTTTATAACTTCCAAAATAAAAAAATGTATCGGATAAAATAAATAAAAAAAGTACTTCATACTTCTTCCCTTTTTTCCATTATACATAAAAATAAACACTAATGAAATTAATGAAAACAATTGAGTATCAGGCAAATCAAAGACCTTTGGAAAAATTACATTATAAATATTTAGTACAAGAAAATTCATCAAAATTTTAAATTTATTATTTCTAAAAATATTAAAATTTATAATAACTAAAATCCCATATATTCCATAATCCAATTTAAATTTTTGTGAAAGAAATAAAACAAATCCAATTAGAATAATTTTTAAAATTACATTCATCTTTTTTAAATTAAAAATATAGATAGACAAAAGACCTAAAAATAATGTAAAAAAAATATTCATTGGATAGTCATAACCAAATAGGATTGATGGCATTTGAATACTAACAGCAAAAATAAATAACCTTAAAAGATACTTTTTCAAACTTCGAGTATGCACATACCCTTCATTAAGCGTAAATGCAAATATCGGAAATGCAATTCTTCCAATAACATTTAAAATCTCACTTCCACCAACTATATAATGATAATGATCCAAAAACATTGTCACTATCCCAATTATTTTTAAAATAAATAAACTCAATTCATCTCCTAAATTTAATATTGAAAACTATGATAACAAGTCTAAAAAATATGACTATTCTGATAAATATATCATATTTAATAATATCATTTTTTTAGTTTAATTTCAAGAATTTTTTTAGAAATCTCTTTATACTAAATTCTATTTAAGAAATAAAATAATATTTATATATTCAACAATAAAAAACTATAATTCTCTAAAAGATAAAACTTCAAAACAAATCCATATTTAATAATAGAACATAGTATCAATATTTAATTTCAAAATAATATCCATATTTTTTAACAAAAAAAAGCAATCTATCTTCCACTTAGTGAACTGCTCCCGCTTTTAGAAGCGGGAGCTTCTTGGGAAGTATCTGCTTTTGCTAGCCAAATATATTTACCAAGCTCTTCGGACAGTCCCTGCCCTGTCTTCTTTTATTTTCCTAGTATTCCAACATTTCTTTTCCAACATCTCTTATATTCAGTGCCGCATTGTAATCTCTATCAATTTCAATCCCACAGCAATTACATTTATAACTTCTTTCTGATAATTCCAGTTCCTCTTTAACATTTCCACATTTACTACAAGTTTTCGACGATGGAAACCACTTATCTATCTTCAAAAATTGCTTTCCTAAAAACATCAGTTTATACTCAACCATCCTCAAAAACATTCCCCATCCATTATCTCCTACACTTTTCCCAAAATTTAATGCCTGGCTCATCCCTTTCATATTCAAATCCTCAACAACCACAGCATTATACGCTTCAGATAATTTTTTCGATAATTTATGTAGAAAATCTCTTCGACAATTTTTGATATATTCATGCAATTTTGATATTTTTTCTTTTTGTTTATACCAATTTTTAGAAAATTTTACTTTTCTTGACAATGACTTTTGTAATTCTTTCAATTTTTTCTCCAACATCCTAAAATATCTTGGATAATCAGCCCTTTGGTTTTCAGAACTGACAAATAATTCAGACATTGAAAAATCAAGTCCAATTACTTTATCACTACTTGGATTTTTTTGAATTTCTTTTTCAAATTCCGTCAAAACAGAAACATAGTAATTTCCATTACTCTTTGTCAATGTTACTGACTTTATCTTGTAATCCTTCGGTATTTCTCTATGATATTTTAATTTAACTTTTTTCAATTTTGGCAAAACCAAATATTTGTTTTCCTCAATTCGTATTGAATTATTCACACAATTTGTCGTGTAACTTTTAACATTATTCTTTTTAGATTTGAACCTTGGAAATTTTGCTCTCTTCTGAAAAAAATTTGTAAACGATCGTTTTACATTCAATTGAGCATTTGAAAGTGCTAGACTGTCCACTTCTTTTAAAAATTGGTTTTCACTTTTTAAACTGGCAGGTGTAATTATTTTATTTTTTCCAGTTTCTTCATAAATTTTATTCGCAGTATACAAAATTGTATTGTAAACAAAACGAACACATCCAAAAGTCTTGTTTATCAATAATTCCTGCTCTTTATTTGGATAAATTCTATATTTGAATGCTAAATTATATTTCAT
This window encodes:
- a CDS encoding D-alanyl-D-alanine carboxypeptidase family protein; this encodes MVKRVKRVLVLGVVALLASLVYAEGEQEGGSAAPKENSVIIREEKKNSSVVKENNERRSEFEYQTVKRKGTRREKKKKFEKSNEQLKIVNQKNLKDNTTREVSNKNKSTKNNDSTPAPKRKVVKAIEHEQEGVSQYSGEVIKYIATTDGKVLKDKMSRQKHPIASLTKVMNILVALDQVDRGNAKLDDKVCFTPETVNMGGSWLNAKAGDCYTLRDLLRAEIIYSANNAAYLVAYHIGHGNYDNFVKLMNEKAKELGMKDTHYYTPAGLPSSMTKKNMDISTAYDMYLLGKRAIRDERLRAWMKESELVLHNSEGEDVVYNNRNHLLDQFGIYGLKTGFHAQAGYNMIVSSKIGNLEIISVTLGNKTDNDRTEDQKREFAQLEKRMIPVYKAGQEIGSKFKVKNAEQKEISGILSSNVYQIDNTNYKFEIKDLQVTAEKQGISEGDVIGKLEVLSNDNKVVGTVDILAQNNYKQLSMFGRILRFVTFGMA
- the nth gene encoding endonuclease III gives rise to the protein MTKKERLKKVFPILKEKFGNPKAALEFETPYQLMVAVILSAQCTDARVNIVTKELFKVIKEPKDIRKMDLETLEKYIKSTGFYRNKAKNIKLNAEMMLEKYGDKIPKELEKLVELPGVGRKTANVVLGELWNIREGIVVDTHVKRVSNRIGFVKSENPEIIERELMKFVPKKDWFVYSHYMILHGRDKCIARSPKCDICEIRDYCKYNLENFKK
- a CDS encoding TraX family protein, which encodes MSLFILKIIGIVTMFLDHYHYIVGGSEILNVIGRIAFPIFAFTLNEGYVHTRSLKKYLLRLFIFAVSIQMPSILFGYDYPMNIFFTLFLGLLSIYIFNLKKMNVILKIILIGFVLFLSQKFKLDYGIYGILVIINFNIFRNNKFKILMNFLVLNIYNVIFPKVFDLPDTQLFSLISLVFIFMYNGKKGRSMKYFFYLFYPIHFFILEVIKFILEKM
- a CDS encoding RNA-guided endonuclease TnpB family protein encodes the protein MKYNLAFKYRIYPNKEQELLINKTFGCVRFVYNTILYTANKIYEETGKNKIITPASLKSENQFLKEVDSLALSNAQLNVKRSFTNFFQKRAKFPRFKSKKNNVKSYTTNCVNNSIRIEENKYLVLPKLKKVKLKYHREIPKDYKIKSVTLTKSNGNYYVSVLTEFEKEIQKNPSSDKVIGLDFSMSELFVSSENQRADYPRYFRMLEKKLKELQKSLSRKVKFSKNWYKQKEKISKLHEYIKNCRRDFLHKLSKKLSEAYNAVVVEDLNMKGMSQALNFGKSVGDNGWGMFLRMVEYKLMFLGKQFLKIDKWFPSSKTCSKCGNVKEELELSERSYKCNCCGIEIDRDYNAALNIRDVGKEMLEY